A genomic stretch from Anaerolinea thermophila UNI-1 includes:
- a CDS encoding Eco57I restriction-modification methylase domain-containing protein: protein MPTMTNYNPDVLSCLANLSSDEVFTPPALANQMLDLLPQELWQDPNARFLDPCCKSGVFLREIARRLDKGLESRIPDRQERINHIMTRQIFGIAITELTGLMSRRSLYCSKTANGKYSVVTAFDTPEGNIRYRRIEHTWQDGRCVYCGANQENYNRGPELETHAYEFIHTNRPEEIFNMKFDVIIGNPPYQLSDGGYGRSASPIYHHFVAQAKKLNPRYLVMVIPARWYSGGKGLDDFRSEMLNDDRIREIHDFPDATEVFPGVQIKGGICYFKWDRDNHGNCNVFNYLKGNTTVCERPLLEPDADTFIRYNESIPILEKVRKWSEPSFKVFVSARKPFGFPTNYTGKTQPFEGAVMLYQNGGVGYIERNEISQNIDWIDRYKVFISRAYGAGEEFPHQIINRPILGMPNTACTETYLCIGPFDDIQTAKNVISYIKTRFFRFLVMLNKSTQDATQKVYHFVPIQNFSKPWTDAELYQKYHLTEEEIAFIEKMVRPMSVNSENDEQTEEPTDE from the coding sequence ATGCCTACGATGACTAATTACAACCCGGATGTGCTTTCTTGCCTGGCAAACCTTTCCAGCGACGAGGTCTTTACCCCGCCGGCGCTGGCGAATCAAATGCTCGACTTACTGCCCCAGGAATTGTGGCAAGACCCCAATGCCCGCTTCCTGGACCCGTGCTGTAAATCGGGGGTGTTTTTGCGCGAAATTGCCAGACGGCTGGACAAGGGCTTGGAAAGCCGGATTCCCGACCGCCAGGAGCGCATCAACCACATCATGACGCGCCAGATTTTCGGCATTGCCATCACCGAACTGACTGGGCTGATGTCCCGCCGCTCACTCTACTGCTCCAAAACTGCGAACGGCAAATATTCGGTAGTAACTGCTTTTGATACGCCCGAGGGCAATATCCGCTACCGGCGCATTGAACACACCTGGCAGGATGGGCGCTGTGTTTACTGCGGCGCAAACCAGGAAAATTACAATCGTGGTCCGGAATTGGAAACGCATGCTTATGAGTTTATCCATACCAACCGCCCTGAGGAGATTTTCAATATGAAATTCGATGTCATTATCGGCAATCCACCCTACCAGTTGAGTGATGGGGGCTATGGCAGAAGCGCTTCACCCATTTATCACCACTTTGTCGCTCAGGCAAAAAAACTCAACCCGCGGTATCTGGTTATGGTTATTCCGGCAAGATGGTATTCAGGAGGCAAAGGGCTGGATGATTTTCGCAGTGAAATGCTAAACGATGACAGAATTCGTGAGATTCACGATTTTCCTGATGCTACTGAGGTGTTTCCCGGCGTACAAATCAAGGGAGGAATTTGTTACTTCAAATGGGATCGTGACAATCATGGAAATTGCAATGTGTTCAATTATTTGAAAGGGAATACTACTGTCTGTGAGCGTCCTTTGCTTGAACCTGATGCCGATACGTTTATTCGATATAACGAATCTATTCCTATTTTGGAAAAAGTGCGCAAATGGTCCGAGCCATCCTTCAAAGTGTTTGTTAGTGCACGGAAACCATTTGGATTTCCAACAAATTATACTGGAAAGACACAGCCATTTGAGGGTGCTGTAATGTTGTATCAAAACGGTGGCGTTGGGTATATCGAACGAAACGAAATATCCCAAAATATTGATTGGATTGATAGATACAAAGTATTCATTTCAAGAGCATATGGCGCTGGAGAAGAATTTCCCCACCAGATTATAAATAGACCTATATTAGGAATGCCAAATACTGCATGTACAGAAACTTATCTGTGCATTGGTCCTTTTGATGATATTCAAACAGCTAAAAATGTGATTAGTTATATTAAGACACGTTTTTTTAGATTTTTAGTTATGTTGAACAAGTCAACTCAAGATGCGACACAAAAAGTTTACCATTTTGTCCCTATACAAAACTTTAGTAAACCCTGGACAGATGCAGAATTGTATCAAAAATATCATCTGACTGAAGAAGAAATTGCCTTTATCGAAAAGATGGTACGCCCAATGTCTGTAAATAGCGAAAATGATGAGCAAACCGAGGAGCCCACCGATGAGTGA
- the hutU gene encoding urocanate hydratase, translating to MAGARTVRAPRGTQLSCKSWLTEAAYRMIQNNLDPEVAEKPEDLIVYGGRGQAARSWEAFDAILESLRNLENDETLLVQSGKPVAIFKTHPDAPRVLIANSNLVPHWATQEHFDQLAAKGLIMYGQMTAGSWIYIGTQGILQGTYETLGSLARQRGWGSLRGRFVLTAGLGGMGGAQPLAITMNEGVGLIVEVDPARAKRRQEIGYVDVVVDTLEEAMTLVEEAKANQQPRSIGLIGNAAEVYPELVIRGVVPDVVTDQTPAHDVLSYIPAGLSVEEAAELRRRDPQEYERRSLESMARHVQAMLEFQKRGSEVFDYGNNLRQRAYDQGVKDAFAFPGFVPAYIRPLFCEGKGPFRWVALSGDPEDIYRTDEAVMELFPEDEHLHRWLKMAREKVPFQGLPARICWLGYGERARAGLKFNEMVAKGILKAPIVIGRDHLDAGSVASPNRETEGMRDGTDAVSDWPILNALINAVGGATWVSFHHGGGVGIGYSQHAGMVIVADGTPEAAKRLERVLTTDPGMGVVRHADAGYPEAIAAAKRHGIKIPMLK from the coding sequence ATGGCTGGTGCTCGAACGGTGCGCGCTCCGCGCGGTACGCAGTTATCCTGTAAATCCTGGCTGACTGAAGCCGCTTATCGCATGATTCAGAACAACCTCGACCCCGAGGTTGCCGAGAAACCCGAAGACCTCATCGTGTACGGCGGGCGCGGACAGGCCGCCCGCTCGTGGGAAGCCTTTGACGCCATTCTCGAAAGCCTGCGCAACCTGGAAAACGATGAGACCCTGCTGGTGCAGTCGGGCAAGCCGGTAGCCATTTTCAAGACCCACCCCGACGCCCCCCGTGTACTGATTGCCAACAGCAACCTGGTGCCGCACTGGGCAACTCAGGAACACTTCGACCAACTGGCGGCAAAGGGCTTGATCATGTACGGGCAGATGACCGCCGGTTCGTGGATTTACATCGGCACGCAGGGCATCCTGCAGGGCACGTACGAGACGCTTGGCTCGCTGGCGCGCCAGCGCGGCTGGGGCAGTCTGCGCGGCAGGTTCGTCCTCACCGCCGGGCTGGGCGGCATGGGCGGCGCGCAGCCGCTGGCAATCACCATGAACGAGGGTGTGGGCTTGATCGTCGAGGTGGACCCCGCCCGCGCCAAACGCCGCCAGGAAATTGGCTACGTGGACGTGGTGGTGGATACCCTCGAAGAAGCCATGACGCTGGTGGAAGAAGCCAAAGCCAATCAACAGCCACGCTCCATCGGGCTGATTGGCAACGCCGCCGAGGTGTACCCCGAACTGGTCATCCGCGGGGTGGTGCCCGACGTGGTCACCGACCAGACCCCCGCGCACGACGTGCTCTCGTACATCCCCGCCGGGCTGAGTGTGGAAGAAGCCGCCGAATTGCGCCGCCGCGACCCGCAGGAATACGAACGGCGCTCGCTGGAGTCCATGGCGCGGCACGTGCAAGCCATGCTGGAGTTCCAGAAGCGCGGCAGTGAGGTCTTTGACTACGGCAACAACCTGCGCCAGCGGGCGTACGATCAGGGCGTGAAGGATGCCTTTGCTTTCCCCGGCTTTGTCCCCGCCTACATCCGCCCGCTGTTCTGCGAGGGCAAGGGCCCCTTCCGCTGGGTAGCCCTCTCCGGCGACCCCGAGGACATCTACCGCACGGATGAAGCCGTGATGGAACTCTTCCCCGAGGATGAACACCTGCACCGCTGGCTGAAGATGGCGCGCGAAAAAGTGCCCTTCCAGGGCTTACCGGCGCGCATCTGCTGGCTGGGCTACGGCGAACGCGCCCGCGCCGGGCTGAAGTTCAACGAAATGGTGGCGAAGGGCATCCTCAAAGCCCCCATCGTCATCGGACGCGACCATCTGGACGCAGGCAGTGTGGCATCACCCAACCGCGAGACCGAGGGCATGCGCGACGGCACGGACGCCGTCAGCGACTGGCCCATCCTCAACGCGCTGATTAACGCCGTCGGCGGAGCCACCTGGGTATCCTTCCATCACGGCGGGGGCGTGGGCATCGGCTACAGCCAGCACGCCGGCATGGTCATCGTTGCCGACGGCACGCCCGAAGCCGCCAAACGCCTGGAGCGCGTCCTCACCACCGATCCGGGCATGGGGGTGGTGCGCCACGCCGATGCCGGTTACCCCGAAGCCATCGCCGCCGCCAAACGGCACGGCATCAAAATCCCCATGCTGAAGTGA
- a CDS encoding DNA methyltransferase, producing MKELIKSKQRVADYGEVLTPPHIVDAMLDLVKQETERIDSRFLEPACGTGNFLVQVLRRKLQVVEKRYARSQLDYERYAVLAVSSLYGIDILEDNAAECRQRLYQTFDTFYTARFGAKTKAACRETVRYILKRNIIHGDALSLKTVGEHPQPIIFSEWSLVHGSLMKRRDFAFHELLQVKEKTDSLLEVNKTLVSDRGEKVFIPEPVKDYPPVHFLEIAHAYDD from the coding sequence ATGAAAGAACTTATTAAATCCAAACAGCGCGTTGCCGATTATGGCGAGGTGTTGACTCCGCCGCACATTGTTGACGCGATGCTTGACCTTGTGAAGCAGGAGACTGAGCGGATTGACTCTCGTTTCCTTGAACCCGCCTGCGGTACGGGAAATTTTCTTGTGCAAGTGTTACGGCGAAAACTTCAGGTGGTTGAAAAACGCTACGCCAGAAGTCAACTGGACTATGAACGCTATGCTGTATTGGCGGTGTCTTCGCTGTATGGCATTGATATTTTGGAGGATAACGCCGCCGAATGCCGCCAGCGTCTTTATCAAACTTTTGATACATTTTACACTGCCCGCTTTGGCGCAAAAACTAAAGCCGCTTGCCGTGAGACGGTGCGCTATATCTTGAAACGCAACATCATCCACGGCGATGCGCTCTCGCTCAAAACGGTTGGCGAGCATCCCCAGCCGATTATTTTTTCCGAATGGTCCTTGGTTCATGGAAGCCTGATGAAACGGCGGGATTTTGCCTTTCATGAATTGCTCCAAGTTAAAGAGAAAACAGACTCGCTTCTTGAGGTAAACAAGACGCTTGTTTCGGACAGAGGGGAGAAAGTATTTATCCCCGAACCAGTGAAGGATTACCCACCTGTGCATTTTTTGGAGATAGCCCATGCCTACGATGACTAA
- a CDS encoding deoxynucleoside kinase yields the protein MYLAIEGVIGVGKTTLARMLQPAFQANLLLEVFEENPFLSKFYEDRARYAFQTQIFFLLSRYHQQRRGIPELTAGGRNLISDYTFEKDALFARINLEGDELEMYYRVHEALAEKIQPPDLIVYLRATTDLLMERITRRDRVYERNMERAYIDELNHAYDEFFLSPDRLSSPVLTLDANALDFVRYPEDLRWIENRIRQALELPPYQPELPLPLHGD from the coding sequence ATGTACCTGGCAATCGAAGGTGTCATCGGAGTTGGCAAAACCACGCTGGCGCGCATGCTCCAGCCTGCCTTTCAAGCCAACCTGCTTCTGGAAGTCTTTGAAGAAAACCCCTTTCTGAGCAAATTCTACGAAGACCGCGCCCGCTATGCCTTTCAAACCCAGATTTTCTTCCTGCTCAGCCGCTACCACCAGCAGAGGCGCGGCATCCCCGAACTGACGGCCGGCGGTCGCAACCTGATTTCCGATTACACCTTCGAGAAGGATGCCCTTTTTGCGCGCATCAACCTGGAAGGGGACGAACTGGAGATGTACTACCGCGTCCACGAAGCCCTGGCGGAGAAAATCCAGCCCCCCGATTTGATCGTCTATCTGCGCGCCACCACCGACCTGCTGATGGAGCGCATCACCCGCCGCGACCGCGTGTACGAACGCAACATGGAGCGGGCGTACATTGACGAACTCAACCACGCTTACGATGAGTTTTTCCTCTCTCCCGACCGGCTTTCCTCGCCTGTTCTGACGCTGGACGCCAACGCGCTGGATTTCGTGCGCTACCCCGAAGACCTGCGCTGGATTGAGAACCGCATCCGCCAGGCGCTGGAACTGCCCCCTTACCAGCCCGAACTGCCCCTGCCCCTGCACGGCGATTGA